The Echeneis naucrates chromosome 8, fEcheNa1.1, whole genome shotgun sequence genome has a window encoding:
- the med25 gene encoding mediator of RNA polymerase II transcription subunit 25 isoform X1 — translation MVAGSALMEPSTKPGPNQVADVVFVIEGTANLGPYFESLRKNYILPAIEYFNGGPPAETDFGGDYGGTQYGLVVFNTVDCAPESYVQCHAPTSSAFEFVSWIDSIQFMGGGAESCSLIAEGLSVALQLFDDFKKMREQIGQTHKVCVLLCNSPPYLLPAVESVSYTGCTADNLVKIIRDRGIHFSVVAPRKLPALRALFERASPVGGVVEPHPDYSQDPFHMVLVRGISLPVSSGGGPGPLKPVLPPQSLPVTQPLPGASQPPPPINPTHPYQNPASMTAAQVAAQMAVEAANVQKSRFPGMVSQGPPFTNQPNLPSVSGVKLNQPSISTVTTSTQPLMPQQQVPPNQQQPVPPPGQPPPNQQPQQPPQPQPTASQPTAPSAQPNMPGVSGPQSNANPIGQQQGVANKVVAWTGVLEWQEKPKASSMDSTTKLTRSLPCQVHVNQGENLNTDQWPQKLIMQLIPQQLLTTLGHLFRNSRMVQFLFTDKDMESLKGLYRIMANGFAGCVHFPHTTSPCEVRVLMLLYSSKKRIFMGLIPNDQSGFVNGIRQVITNHKQVQQHRAQLGGAGGPMQPGQVPPNQNFLNRAPGPIPVSHGNVQQQSVVVGMPPVSQVSMMEEQQRQNNMMTMRAAGPSNQQPPVSGAPPNQVAQSGQAPPQGPILRLSNPVANPQLRSLLLSQQQPQGGVSHMTGMMSHQGLGQQLVHPAPGGGAQMQGQWRQPLGGQMLMSGGQRGAVPQPGMPQVSSVMEDEILMDLI, via the exons ATGGTGGCCGGTTCGGCACTCATGGAGCCGTCAACCAAGCCTGGACCCAACCAGGTGGCTGATGTGGTGTTCGTCATTGAAGGGACGGCAAATCTTGGCCCTTACTTTGAATCGCTGAGGAAAAATTACATCCTACCAGCTATCGA GTATTTCAATGGAGGCCCCCCAGCAGAAACAGATTTTGGTGGAGAT TATGGAGGAACACAGTATGGTCTTGTGGTGTTCAACACAGTTGACTGCGCTCCTGAGTCATATGTCCAGTGCCACGCACCGACCAGCTCTGCATTTGAGTTTGTCTCGTGGATCGACAGCATCCA GTTCATGGGAGGCGGAGCAGAAAGTTGTAGTCTAATTGCAGAGGGACTGTCTGTGGCCTTGCAGCTCTTTGATGACTTTAAGAAGATGAGAGAACAAAT AGGTCAAACCCACAaggtgtgtgtgctgctgtgtaatTCACCACCATATCTGCTTCCTGCTGTTGAAAGTGTCAGCTACACTGGCTGCACTGCAGACAACCTGGTGAAAATCATCAGAGAt AGAGGAATTCACTTCTCAGTGGTGGCTCCCCGTAAATTGCCTGCTCTCAGGGCGTTGTTTGAGCGGGCATCTCCTGTAGGAGGGGTGGTTGAACCCCATCCAGACTATAGTCAGGATCCCTTTCACATGGTCCTCGTCCGAGGCATCTCACTCCCTG TTTCCTCAGGTGGTGGACCTGGGCCGCTCAAAcctgtcctccctcctcagTCATTGCCTGTCACTCAGCCTCTCCCTGGAGCTTCACAACCCCCTCCACCCATTAACCCAACCCACCCTTATCAG AATCCAGCCTCCATGACTGCCGCTCAGGTGGCTGCACAGATGGCCGTGGAGGCAGCCAACGTCCAGAAGAGTCGCT TCCCAGGAATGGTCAGTCAAGGTCCCCCATTCACCAATCAGCCAAACCTTCCATCAGTTTCTGGGGTGAAGCTCAATCAGCCCAGCATATCGACAGTTACCACATCAACACAGCCACTGATGCCACAGCAACAAGTTCCTCCAAATCAGCAGCAGCCGGTTCCGCCCCCAGGACAGCCTCCACCAAATCAGCAACCACAGCAGCCACCTCAGCCGCAGCCCACAGCGAGTCAGCCCACAGCACCGTCAGCACAACCCAACATG CCTGGTGTGTCTGGACCTCAAAGCAACGCAAATCCAATTGGACAGCAACAAGGCGTGGCCAATAAGGTTGTTGCATGGACTGGAGTTCTGGAGTGGCAAGAG AAGCCCAAAGCCTCATCTATGGATTCAACCACCAAACTGACGCGTTCCCTGCCGTGCCAGGTCCATGTGAACCAGGGAGAGAATCT aaacacagaccaGTGGCCACAGAAGCTCATCATGCAGCTGATTCCACAGCAGTTACTG ACAACCTTAGGCCACCTCTTCAGAAACTCCCGAATGGTTCAGTTTCTATTCACTGACAAAGACATGGAGTCGCTGAAAGGCCTGTACCGCATCATGGCCAACGGTTTT GCCGGCTGCGTCCACTTCCCACACACCACCTCGCCGTGCGAAGTACGCGTGCTGATGCTGCTCTACTCATCCAAGAAGAGGATATTCATGGGGCTGATTCCCAACGACCAGAGCGGCTTCGTCAACGGCATCCGGCAAGTCATCACCAACCACAAGCAGGTCCAGCAGCACAGAGCG CAGCTGGGCGGTGCAGGGGGTCCGATGCAACCAGGTCAGGTCCCCCCCAACCAGAACTTCCTTAACAGGGCCCCCGGTCCCATTCCTGTCTCCCACGGTAACGTCCAGCAGCAG TCTGTGGTGGTGGGCATGCCCCCTGTTAGTCAGGTTTCTATGATGGAGGAGCAACAGAGGCAGAACAACATG ATGACAATGAGAGCAGCTGGACCGTCCAACCAACAGCCGCCCGTCTCCGGCGCGCCACCCAATCAGGTCGCACAGAGCGGACAAGCCCCGCCTCAGGGTCCCATACTGCGCCTGTCAAACCCGGTCGCCAATCCCCAGCTCCgcagcctcctcctcagccagcagcagccG CAGGGTGGGGTGTCTCACATGACAGGCATGATGTCTCACCAGGGGCTCGGGCAGCAGTTGGTCCACCCAGCACCAGGAGGGGGGGCTCAAATGCAGGGCCAGTGGAGGCAGCCCCTGGGAG GTCAGATGCTGATGTCTGGAGGTCAGAGAGGAGCTGTGCCCCAGCCCGGGATGCCCCAGGTCTCCAGTGTCATGGAGGACGAAATCCTCATGGACCTTATCTGA
- the med25 gene encoding mediator of RNA polymerase II transcription subunit 25 isoform X3 produces the protein MVAGSALMEPSTKPGPNQVADVVFVIEGTANLGPYFESLRKNYILPAIEYFNGGPPAETDFGGDYGGTQYGLVVFNTVDCAPESYVQCHAPTSSAFEFVSWIDSIQFMGGGAESCSLIAEGLSVALQLFDDFKKMREQIGQTHKVCVLLCNSPPYLLPAVESVSYTGCTADNLVKIIRDRGIHFSVVAPRKLPALRALFERASPVGGVVEPHPDYSQDPFHMVLVRGISLPVSSGGGPGPLKPVLPPQSLPVTQPLPGASQPPPPINPTHPYQNPASMTAAQVAAQMAVEAANVQKSRFPGMVSQGPPFTNQPNLPSVSGVKLNQPSISTVTTSTQPLMPQQQVPPNQQQPVPPPGQPPPNQQPQQPPQPQPTASQPTAPSAQPNMPGVSGPQSNANPIGQQQGVANKVVAWTGVLEWQEKPKASSMDSTTKLTRSLPCQVHVNQGENLNTDQWPQKLIMQLIPQQLLTTLGHLFRNSRMVQFLFTDKDMESLKGLYRIMANGFAGCVHFPHTTSPCEVRVLMLLYSSKKRIFMGLIPNDQSGFVNGIRQVITNHKQVQQHRAQLGGAGGPMQPGQVPPNQNFLNRAPGPIPVSHGNVQQQMTMRAAGPSNQQPPVSGAPPNQVAQSGQAPPQGPILRLSNPVANPQLRSLLLSQQQPQGGVSHMTGMMSHQGLGQQLVHPAPGGGAQMQGQWRQPLGGQMLMSGGQRGAVPQPGMPQVSSVMEDEILMDLI, from the exons ATGGTGGCCGGTTCGGCACTCATGGAGCCGTCAACCAAGCCTGGACCCAACCAGGTGGCTGATGTGGTGTTCGTCATTGAAGGGACGGCAAATCTTGGCCCTTACTTTGAATCGCTGAGGAAAAATTACATCCTACCAGCTATCGA GTATTTCAATGGAGGCCCCCCAGCAGAAACAGATTTTGGTGGAGAT TATGGAGGAACACAGTATGGTCTTGTGGTGTTCAACACAGTTGACTGCGCTCCTGAGTCATATGTCCAGTGCCACGCACCGACCAGCTCTGCATTTGAGTTTGTCTCGTGGATCGACAGCATCCA GTTCATGGGAGGCGGAGCAGAAAGTTGTAGTCTAATTGCAGAGGGACTGTCTGTGGCCTTGCAGCTCTTTGATGACTTTAAGAAGATGAGAGAACAAAT AGGTCAAACCCACAaggtgtgtgtgctgctgtgtaatTCACCACCATATCTGCTTCCTGCTGTTGAAAGTGTCAGCTACACTGGCTGCACTGCAGACAACCTGGTGAAAATCATCAGAGAt AGAGGAATTCACTTCTCAGTGGTGGCTCCCCGTAAATTGCCTGCTCTCAGGGCGTTGTTTGAGCGGGCATCTCCTGTAGGAGGGGTGGTTGAACCCCATCCAGACTATAGTCAGGATCCCTTTCACATGGTCCTCGTCCGAGGCATCTCACTCCCTG TTTCCTCAGGTGGTGGACCTGGGCCGCTCAAAcctgtcctccctcctcagTCATTGCCTGTCACTCAGCCTCTCCCTGGAGCTTCACAACCCCCTCCACCCATTAACCCAACCCACCCTTATCAG AATCCAGCCTCCATGACTGCCGCTCAGGTGGCTGCACAGATGGCCGTGGAGGCAGCCAACGTCCAGAAGAGTCGCT TCCCAGGAATGGTCAGTCAAGGTCCCCCATTCACCAATCAGCCAAACCTTCCATCAGTTTCTGGGGTGAAGCTCAATCAGCCCAGCATATCGACAGTTACCACATCAACACAGCCACTGATGCCACAGCAACAAGTTCCTCCAAATCAGCAGCAGCCGGTTCCGCCCCCAGGACAGCCTCCACCAAATCAGCAACCACAGCAGCCACCTCAGCCGCAGCCCACAGCGAGTCAGCCCACAGCACCGTCAGCACAACCCAACATG CCTGGTGTGTCTGGACCTCAAAGCAACGCAAATCCAATTGGACAGCAACAAGGCGTGGCCAATAAGGTTGTTGCATGGACTGGAGTTCTGGAGTGGCAAGAG AAGCCCAAAGCCTCATCTATGGATTCAACCACCAAACTGACGCGTTCCCTGCCGTGCCAGGTCCATGTGAACCAGGGAGAGAATCT aaacacagaccaGTGGCCACAGAAGCTCATCATGCAGCTGATTCCACAGCAGTTACTG ACAACCTTAGGCCACCTCTTCAGAAACTCCCGAATGGTTCAGTTTCTATTCACTGACAAAGACATGGAGTCGCTGAAAGGCCTGTACCGCATCATGGCCAACGGTTTT GCCGGCTGCGTCCACTTCCCACACACCACCTCGCCGTGCGAAGTACGCGTGCTGATGCTGCTCTACTCATCCAAGAAGAGGATATTCATGGGGCTGATTCCCAACGACCAGAGCGGCTTCGTCAACGGCATCCGGCAAGTCATCACCAACCACAAGCAGGTCCAGCAGCACAGAGCG CAGCTGGGCGGTGCAGGGGGTCCGATGCAACCAGGTCAGGTCCCCCCCAACCAGAACTTCCTTAACAGGGCCCCCGGTCCCATTCCTGTCTCCCACGGTAACGTCCAGCAGCAG ATGACAATGAGAGCAGCTGGACCGTCCAACCAACAGCCGCCCGTCTCCGGCGCGCCACCCAATCAGGTCGCACAGAGCGGACAAGCCCCGCCTCAGGGTCCCATACTGCGCCTGTCAAACCCGGTCGCCAATCCCCAGCTCCgcagcctcctcctcagccagcagcagccG CAGGGTGGGGTGTCTCACATGACAGGCATGATGTCTCACCAGGGGCTCGGGCAGCAGTTGGTCCACCCAGCACCAGGAGGGGGGGCTCAAATGCAGGGCCAGTGGAGGCAGCCCCTGGGAG GTCAGATGCTGATGTCTGGAGGTCAGAGAGGAGCTGTGCCCCAGCCCGGGATGCCCCAGGTCTCCAGTGTCATGGAGGACGAAATCCTCATGGACCTTATCTGA
- the med25 gene encoding mediator of RNA polymerase II transcription subunit 25 isoform X4 yields the protein MVAGSALMEPSTKPGPNQVADVVFVIEGTANLGPYFESLRKNYILPAIEYFNGGPPAETDFGGDYGGTQYGLVVFNTVDCAPESYVQCHAPTSSAFEFVSWIDSIQFMGGGAESCSLIAEGLSVALQLFDDFKKMREQIGQTHKVCVLLCNSPPYLLPAVESVSYTGCTADNLVKIIRDRGIHFSVVAPRKLPALRALFERASPVGGVVEPHPDYSQDPFHMVLVRGISLPVSSGGGPGPLKPVLPPQSLPVTQPLPGASQPPPPINPTHPYQNPASMTAAQVAAQMAVEAANVQKSRFPGMVSQGPPFTNQPNLPSVSGVKLNQPSISTVTTSTQPLMPQQQVPPNQQQPVPPPGQPPPNQQPQQPPQPQPTASQPTAPSAQPNMPGVSGPQSNANPIGQQQGVANKVVAWTGVLEWQEKPKASSMDSTTKLTRSLPCQVHVNQGENLNTDQWPQKLIMQLIPQQLLTTLGHLFRNSRMVQFLFTDKDMESLKGLYRIMANGFAGCVHFPHTTSPCEVRVLMLLYSSKKRIFMGLIPNDQSGFVNGIRQVITNHKQVQQHRALGGAGGPMQPGQVPPNQNFLNRAPGPIPVSHGNVQQQMTMRAAGPSNQQPPVSGAPPNQVAQSGQAPPQGPILRLSNPVANPQLRSLLLSQQQPQGGVSHMTGMMSHQGLGQQLVHPAPGGGAQMQGQWRQPLGGQMLMSGGQRGAVPQPGMPQVSSVMEDEILMDLI from the exons ATGGTGGCCGGTTCGGCACTCATGGAGCCGTCAACCAAGCCTGGACCCAACCAGGTGGCTGATGTGGTGTTCGTCATTGAAGGGACGGCAAATCTTGGCCCTTACTTTGAATCGCTGAGGAAAAATTACATCCTACCAGCTATCGA GTATTTCAATGGAGGCCCCCCAGCAGAAACAGATTTTGGTGGAGAT TATGGAGGAACACAGTATGGTCTTGTGGTGTTCAACACAGTTGACTGCGCTCCTGAGTCATATGTCCAGTGCCACGCACCGACCAGCTCTGCATTTGAGTTTGTCTCGTGGATCGACAGCATCCA GTTCATGGGAGGCGGAGCAGAAAGTTGTAGTCTAATTGCAGAGGGACTGTCTGTGGCCTTGCAGCTCTTTGATGACTTTAAGAAGATGAGAGAACAAAT AGGTCAAACCCACAaggtgtgtgtgctgctgtgtaatTCACCACCATATCTGCTTCCTGCTGTTGAAAGTGTCAGCTACACTGGCTGCACTGCAGACAACCTGGTGAAAATCATCAGAGAt AGAGGAATTCACTTCTCAGTGGTGGCTCCCCGTAAATTGCCTGCTCTCAGGGCGTTGTTTGAGCGGGCATCTCCTGTAGGAGGGGTGGTTGAACCCCATCCAGACTATAGTCAGGATCCCTTTCACATGGTCCTCGTCCGAGGCATCTCACTCCCTG TTTCCTCAGGTGGTGGACCTGGGCCGCTCAAAcctgtcctccctcctcagTCATTGCCTGTCACTCAGCCTCTCCCTGGAGCTTCACAACCCCCTCCACCCATTAACCCAACCCACCCTTATCAG AATCCAGCCTCCATGACTGCCGCTCAGGTGGCTGCACAGATGGCCGTGGAGGCAGCCAACGTCCAGAAGAGTCGCT TCCCAGGAATGGTCAGTCAAGGTCCCCCATTCACCAATCAGCCAAACCTTCCATCAGTTTCTGGGGTGAAGCTCAATCAGCCCAGCATATCGACAGTTACCACATCAACACAGCCACTGATGCCACAGCAACAAGTTCCTCCAAATCAGCAGCAGCCGGTTCCGCCCCCAGGACAGCCTCCACCAAATCAGCAACCACAGCAGCCACCTCAGCCGCAGCCCACAGCGAGTCAGCCCACAGCACCGTCAGCACAACCCAACATG CCTGGTGTGTCTGGACCTCAAAGCAACGCAAATCCAATTGGACAGCAACAAGGCGTGGCCAATAAGGTTGTTGCATGGACTGGAGTTCTGGAGTGGCAAGAG AAGCCCAAAGCCTCATCTATGGATTCAACCACCAAACTGACGCGTTCCCTGCCGTGCCAGGTCCATGTGAACCAGGGAGAGAATCT aaacacagaccaGTGGCCACAGAAGCTCATCATGCAGCTGATTCCACAGCAGTTACTG ACAACCTTAGGCCACCTCTTCAGAAACTCCCGAATGGTTCAGTTTCTATTCACTGACAAAGACATGGAGTCGCTGAAAGGCCTGTACCGCATCATGGCCAACGGTTTT GCCGGCTGCGTCCACTTCCCACACACCACCTCGCCGTGCGAAGTACGCGTGCTGATGCTGCTCTACTCATCCAAGAAGAGGATATTCATGGGGCTGATTCCCAACGACCAGAGCGGCTTCGTCAACGGCATCCGGCAAGTCATCACCAACCACAAGCAGGTCCAGCAGCACAGAGCG CTGGGCGGTGCAGGGGGTCCGATGCAACCAGGTCAGGTCCCCCCCAACCAGAACTTCCTTAACAGGGCCCCCGGTCCCATTCCTGTCTCCCACGGTAACGTCCAGCAGCAG ATGACAATGAGAGCAGCTGGACCGTCCAACCAACAGCCGCCCGTCTCCGGCGCGCCACCCAATCAGGTCGCACAGAGCGGACAAGCCCCGCCTCAGGGTCCCATACTGCGCCTGTCAAACCCGGTCGCCAATCCCCAGCTCCgcagcctcctcctcagccagcagcagccG CAGGGTGGGGTGTCTCACATGACAGGCATGATGTCTCACCAGGGGCTCGGGCAGCAGTTGGTCCACCCAGCACCAGGAGGGGGGGCTCAAATGCAGGGCCAGTGGAGGCAGCCCCTGGGAG GTCAGATGCTGATGTCTGGAGGTCAGAGAGGAGCTGTGCCCCAGCCCGGGATGCCCCAGGTCTCCAGTGTCATGGAGGACGAAATCCTCATGGACCTTATCTGA
- the med25 gene encoding mediator of RNA polymerase II transcription subunit 25 isoform X2: MVAGSALMEPSTKPGPNQVADVVFVIEGTANLGPYFESLRKNYILPAIEYFNGGPPAETDFGGDYGGTQYGLVVFNTVDCAPESYVQCHAPTSSAFEFVSWIDSIQFMGGGAESCSLIAEGLSVALQLFDDFKKMREQIGQTHKVCVLLCNSPPYLLPAVESVSYTGCTADNLVKIIRDRGIHFSVVAPRKLPALRALFERASPVGGVVEPHPDYSQDPFHMVLVRGISLPVSSGGGPGPLKPVLPPQSLPVTQPLPGASQPPPPINPTHPYQNPASMTAAQVAAQMAVEAANVQKSRFPGMVSQGPPFTNQPNLPSVSGVKLNQPSISTVTTSTQPLMPQQQVPPNQQQPVPPPGQPPPNQQPQQPPQPQPTASQPTAPSAQPNMPGVSGPQSNANPIGQQQGVANKVVAWTGVLEWQEKPKASSMDSTTKLTRSLPCQVHVNQGENLNTDQWPQKLIMQLIPQQLLTTLGHLFRNSRMVQFLFTDKDMESLKGLYRIMANGFAGCVHFPHTTSPCEVRVLMLLYSSKKRIFMGLIPNDQSGFVNGIRQVITNHKQVQQHRALGGAGGPMQPGQVPPNQNFLNRAPGPIPVSHGNVQQQSVVVGMPPVSQVSMMEEQQRQNNMMTMRAAGPSNQQPPVSGAPPNQVAQSGQAPPQGPILRLSNPVANPQLRSLLLSQQQPQGGVSHMTGMMSHQGLGQQLVHPAPGGGAQMQGQWRQPLGGQMLMSGGQRGAVPQPGMPQVSSVMEDEILMDLI; this comes from the exons ATGGTGGCCGGTTCGGCACTCATGGAGCCGTCAACCAAGCCTGGACCCAACCAGGTGGCTGATGTGGTGTTCGTCATTGAAGGGACGGCAAATCTTGGCCCTTACTTTGAATCGCTGAGGAAAAATTACATCCTACCAGCTATCGA GTATTTCAATGGAGGCCCCCCAGCAGAAACAGATTTTGGTGGAGAT TATGGAGGAACACAGTATGGTCTTGTGGTGTTCAACACAGTTGACTGCGCTCCTGAGTCATATGTCCAGTGCCACGCACCGACCAGCTCTGCATTTGAGTTTGTCTCGTGGATCGACAGCATCCA GTTCATGGGAGGCGGAGCAGAAAGTTGTAGTCTAATTGCAGAGGGACTGTCTGTGGCCTTGCAGCTCTTTGATGACTTTAAGAAGATGAGAGAACAAAT AGGTCAAACCCACAaggtgtgtgtgctgctgtgtaatTCACCACCATATCTGCTTCCTGCTGTTGAAAGTGTCAGCTACACTGGCTGCACTGCAGACAACCTGGTGAAAATCATCAGAGAt AGAGGAATTCACTTCTCAGTGGTGGCTCCCCGTAAATTGCCTGCTCTCAGGGCGTTGTTTGAGCGGGCATCTCCTGTAGGAGGGGTGGTTGAACCCCATCCAGACTATAGTCAGGATCCCTTTCACATGGTCCTCGTCCGAGGCATCTCACTCCCTG TTTCCTCAGGTGGTGGACCTGGGCCGCTCAAAcctgtcctccctcctcagTCATTGCCTGTCACTCAGCCTCTCCCTGGAGCTTCACAACCCCCTCCACCCATTAACCCAACCCACCCTTATCAG AATCCAGCCTCCATGACTGCCGCTCAGGTGGCTGCACAGATGGCCGTGGAGGCAGCCAACGTCCAGAAGAGTCGCT TCCCAGGAATGGTCAGTCAAGGTCCCCCATTCACCAATCAGCCAAACCTTCCATCAGTTTCTGGGGTGAAGCTCAATCAGCCCAGCATATCGACAGTTACCACATCAACACAGCCACTGATGCCACAGCAACAAGTTCCTCCAAATCAGCAGCAGCCGGTTCCGCCCCCAGGACAGCCTCCACCAAATCAGCAACCACAGCAGCCACCTCAGCCGCAGCCCACAGCGAGTCAGCCCACAGCACCGTCAGCACAACCCAACATG CCTGGTGTGTCTGGACCTCAAAGCAACGCAAATCCAATTGGACAGCAACAAGGCGTGGCCAATAAGGTTGTTGCATGGACTGGAGTTCTGGAGTGGCAAGAG AAGCCCAAAGCCTCATCTATGGATTCAACCACCAAACTGACGCGTTCCCTGCCGTGCCAGGTCCATGTGAACCAGGGAGAGAATCT aaacacagaccaGTGGCCACAGAAGCTCATCATGCAGCTGATTCCACAGCAGTTACTG ACAACCTTAGGCCACCTCTTCAGAAACTCCCGAATGGTTCAGTTTCTATTCACTGACAAAGACATGGAGTCGCTGAAAGGCCTGTACCGCATCATGGCCAACGGTTTT GCCGGCTGCGTCCACTTCCCACACACCACCTCGCCGTGCGAAGTACGCGTGCTGATGCTGCTCTACTCATCCAAGAAGAGGATATTCATGGGGCTGATTCCCAACGACCAGAGCGGCTTCGTCAACGGCATCCGGCAAGTCATCACCAACCACAAGCAGGTCCAGCAGCACAGAGCG CTGGGCGGTGCAGGGGGTCCGATGCAACCAGGTCAGGTCCCCCCCAACCAGAACTTCCTTAACAGGGCCCCCGGTCCCATTCCTGTCTCCCACGGTAACGTCCAGCAGCAG TCTGTGGTGGTGGGCATGCCCCCTGTTAGTCAGGTTTCTATGATGGAGGAGCAACAGAGGCAGAACAACATG ATGACAATGAGAGCAGCTGGACCGTCCAACCAACAGCCGCCCGTCTCCGGCGCGCCACCCAATCAGGTCGCACAGAGCGGACAAGCCCCGCCTCAGGGTCCCATACTGCGCCTGTCAAACCCGGTCGCCAATCCCCAGCTCCgcagcctcctcctcagccagcagcagccG CAGGGTGGGGTGTCTCACATGACAGGCATGATGTCTCACCAGGGGCTCGGGCAGCAGTTGGTCCACCCAGCACCAGGAGGGGGGGCTCAAATGCAGGGCCAGTGGAGGCAGCCCCTGGGAG GTCAGATGCTGATGTCTGGAGGTCAGAGAGGAGCTGTGCCCCAGCCCGGGATGCCCCAGGTCTCCAGTGTCATGGAGGACGAAATCCTCATGGACCTTATCTGA